The genomic window TACGATGTGTCAATTGACTACAGTAACTACCAATGTGTTGTTATTGGTTCTATGAACTCGGTTTGCTCACACTGTAaggcattaaaatacaaaaacgaagCCAATGGATTGTGTTGCGCAAATGGTAAAGTGAAATTGATACCATTGGATCCACCATCAGAACCATTGTACTCATTGGTTTCAGGAATAGGAACAGATTCTATACACTTTTTGACAAATAtccaacaatataacaattgctTTCAAATGACTTCATTTGGGGCAACAAATGTAGTTCGGGAAAATTTTATGCCAATTTtcaaggtatgtattatagcagttactcataattattttagcgaACAAAATTTTCTGTCACCAAAGTTAAGATGTGTCACTAATCTTCAATTTCTTAATCATTACGAAATATATCACttagtcatcatattatatggtgtTTCAGTTTTAGtgacacttttattatattttatatttgatagatattagttaaaactaaatatatactttttaagatcaaatattatttaagtttgatcACCGACAAtccattaatttataccacaccataatattatttttttatttacagatacAAGGGCAAATATATCACAGAGCAGGTTCACTGTTACCAGTGTCAGATAGCGACAACAAATTcctgcaaatttattttatgggcaATTCACCACAAGAAATTGATCTGCGTTGTGCacataacaatttagtaaAGAGGTCTATTGTAGAACAATTACAAACTTTATTTCATCAACACaatcaattgattatattgtttaaaactgcCCTGGATCTGATGCCATCCGATAAtcacaaaattgtaatcagAGCTGATAAAACACCTGCAGGTCAACATACAAGACGTTTTAATGCACCAACTATTGATGAAGTTGCTATCGTTGTAGTTGGAGAAAACTTGGAATCCCgtgatattgttttacatcGTCGGAATGATCAATTACAACGTATAAAGGAAACACACCGCTCATATGATGCACTGCAATATCCCATTATATTTTGGCAAGGTGAAGATGGCTACGatttctcaataaaaatgataaatcccATCGcaggtaactaaaatattagtttagctATGGCGATAATATctcagttattatattatgtattttaattttatatttgaatgttattaaaacaaaatctatttacaGGTTCTGAAACCAACAAAAAAGTCAGTTCAATGAACTATTATTCATACCGCCTAATGATTCgggaaaatgaaaataatcacatattgaaatgtcggcgattatatcacaaatatgttgttgacatgtatgttaaaattgaaacggAGAGATTAACATTCATCAGGTTGAATCAAACCAAACTCCGATCTGAAGAGTATATTCACCTTCGAGATGCGATTAATACTGATGGAAATGCACAGAATGTCGGTCGGATGACTATTCTTCCAGCAACATACATCGGAAGCCCTCGGCATATGCACGAATATGCTCAAGATGCCATGTCGTATGTTCGTCATTATGGTACAGCAGATTTGTTCATCACATTTACATGCAATCCGCAATGAAAAGAAATCAATCAGGAGTTATTCTCTGGGCAATCACCCATTGATCGTCATGATATTACAGCCAGAGTCTTTAGACAAAAGTTGAAATCTTTAATGGATTTCATCGTAAAACATAATGTGTTTGGTGAGACACGCTGCTGGATGTATTCTGTGGAGTAGCAGAAACGAGGATTGCCACATGCACACATTTTGATTTGGttggttgaaaatataagGCCAAATGAAGTTGATGCAGTGATATCAGCTGAAATCCCTAATGTACAAGTAGATCCTGGATTGCATGAGGTAGTTATCAAAAACATGATACATGGTCCCTGTGGAActcttaatcaaaattcacCGTGTATGATGGATGGAATGTTCAAAACGATATCCACGGACATTAATATCGGAAACAATTACTGGTAATGACGGTTATCCATTGTATCGTCGCAGATCGACAGCAGACAATGGAAAATCAACAAttgtcaaattaaatcaacaagaTATTGAAATAGATAATCGTTGGATTGTTCCATATTCACCCATTTTATCAAAGACATTCAAAGCACACATCAACGTTGAATCTTGCCATTCAgtgaaatctattaaatacatttgcaaaTATGTAACCAAAGGGAGTGATATGGCTGTGATTGGCAATCATTAAGTGTTTGTGGTATTAATCTAGAAAACCCATGTTTCTCACATGGTCAATTGTATG from Aphis gossypii isolate Hap1 chromosome 1, ASM2018417v2, whole genome shotgun sequence includes these protein-coding regions:
- the LOC126548976 gene encoding uncharacterized protein LOC126548976, giving the protein MLQTKLITDLNCTAQERDDGNERERIRISQTCGARHSTNNRASLNRAAFSYDVSIDYSNYQCVVIGSMNSVCSHCKALKYKNEANGLCCANGKVKLIPLDPPSEPLYSLVSGIGTDSIHFLTNIQQYNNCFQMTSFGATNVVRENFMPIFKIQGQIYHRAGSLLPVSDSDNKFLQIYFMGNSPQEIDLRCAHNNLVKRSIVEQLQTLFHQHNQLIILFKTALDLMPSDNHKIVIRADKTPAGQHTRRFNAPTIDEVAIVVVGENLESRDIVLHRRNDQLQRIKETHRSYDALQYPIIFWQGEDGYDFSIKMINPIAGSETNKKVSSMNYYSYRLMIRENENNHILKCRRLYHKYVVDMYVKIETERLTFIRLNQTKLRSEEYIHLRDAINTDGNAQNVGRMTILPATYIGSPRHMHEYAQDAMSYVRHYGTADLFITFTCNPQ